One Cryptomeria japonica chromosome 9, Sugi_1.0, whole genome shotgun sequence genomic window carries:
- the LOC131038710 gene encoding uncharacterized protein At4g22758 has product MEKKREVFADKRGLHRQFHGRDHAKTSANFSRSSSLSRRELEAAVPMTRSNTHPQILSRVRTPWLNLEMPTFFSRKVSPGESKSHEKLLVNVTVWQSIGALRVLISTHATVLDVIKVAVELYAKEGRRPFLNSDPLSFDLHFSQFTIDCLNLNDNVKDLGSRNFFLCPKKKTSIGDFSCRTEMVKSSTTLESWKKLIDCFVLLP; this is encoded by the exons ATGGAGAAAAAAAGGGAAGTATTTGCTGATAAACGAGGGCTACACAGGCAGTTCCATGGCCGTGACCACGCCAAAACATCCGCCAACTTTAGCAGGAGTTCTTCTCTGTCTCGCAGAGAATTGGAGGCGGCCGTCCCCATGACGAGGAGTAACACGCATCCCCAAATCCTTAGTCGTGTAAGAACTCCCTGGCTAAATTTGGAGATGCCGACATTTTTTAGCCGGAAAGTGTCCCCAGGTGAGTCCAAAAGCCATGAGAAGTTGCTAGTGAATGTAACGGTCTGGCAGAGCATTGGGGCCCTGCGTGTATTAATCTCTACACATGCAACTGTGCTGGACGTCATTAAAGTAGCCGTTGAGTTGTATGCAAAGGAAGGGCGGCGGCCATTTTTAAACTCTGATCCGCTTTCTTTTGACTTGCATTTCTCTCAGTTCACCATTGATT GTTTAAACCTGAATGATAATGTGAAGGATTTGGGGTCTCGTAATTTCTTCTTGTGTCCGAAGAAGAAAACTAGTATCGGGGACTTTAGTTGCAGAACGGAGATGGTGAAAAGTTCAACGACGTTAGAGTCGTGGAAGAAATTAATAGATTGCTTTGTATTATTGCCATGA